The proteins below come from a single Rhodococcus sp. WMMA185 genomic window:
- a CDS encoding transposase — translation MEMMAERKRSSAEDIVRKLRRADELTATGKTQEQIAADLEVSTATLYNWRRQYSGVDTESRKRARTAPETEQQAQTPTRRSRVGKGRTT, via the coding sequence ATGGAGATGATGGCTGAACGGAAGCGGAGCTCTGCAGAGGACATCGTTCGGAAGCTGCGGCGGGCAGACGAGCTGACCGCTACAGGTAAGACGCAGGAGCAGATCGCCGCCGACCTCGAGGTATCGACAGCGACGCTGTACAACTGGCGACGCCAGTACAGCGGCGTAGATACCGAAAGCCGCAAAAGAGCTCGAACAGCTCCGGAAACAGAACAGCAAGCTCAAACGCCAACTCGCCGAAGCCGAGTTGGAAAAGGACGCACTACGTGA